In Temnothorax longispinosus isolate EJ_2023e chromosome 2, Tlon_JGU_v1, whole genome shotgun sequence, one DNA window encodes the following:
- the LOC139808125 gene encoding uncharacterized protein isoform X1, with protein sequence MEVPGVDEEDEDVVIQGSALHEHLSQLGYTDFESVPVPKRTHFKQEHYLNIVMSFYIICYMQKRLINFTYIACNLSNFFFQDIRNTLKKIYRKLFSLYSWITQEKSVSNEQLNTILSAETLLNDHFSMINGFVAKCDNSTKKITPQELIVTGAVLVSSMYVSPTLFAPSAICCVGYIKYLRFRANRNLKNVVSLQNELFLMCKDSLKILRRDYKMKLGFETCLQQFSRFLGEKLQCLESLRDTLIKFMENISRVYYECSLSIAKLLPPDVLSEELFTKFERNSFETSGEIDYQALKRSYHTYLLVQSEMLYLLAVAYDSNTWIYSCQKIPETKLAHIINILVKELAVYKVKLSEVINAYRTCKTEPVRYKTQDKAKWHDPTVQLDLASYKLQLAYNQVFSTFKNIEDCINQDISIDNETADMLMQKLDKAFKEIGTAKSLAEFVVLLMARSRFSDLKGSQPVTDDTTINQNSDLPVIIDSDPQILDEVFEEYIKEEYLKPLDEDTDECLLEQRKLDKLLAKNFMIELKEALIDKHKSMSEREAKALQRIYKNVLSDPASSTEDKDRQVVAPPPPPMPSYRMWSTPSSDTNSDRKVISHIYKIKQDDPSIRKESNESDEENDLIIALKRKNIFDTPSTEVCENGDEESVASLPQILLETQATRFITRLPAPFLHEETFIGSGENSEDEIVDNASDCKENNKNSQ encoded by the exons atGGAGGTACCTGGCGTCGACGAGGAAGATGAAGATGTTGTGATACAA GGTAGCGCTCTTCACGAGCATCTTTCACAATTAGGTTACACAGACTTTGAAAGTGTGCCTGTGCCCAAGAGAACGCATTTTAAACAGgagcattatttaaatatcgtaaTGAGCTTTTATATTATCTGTTACATGCAGAAaagattgataaattttacatatattgcgtgtaacctttctaatttttttttccaggaTATTAGAAACACCTTGAAGAAgatttacagaaaattattttctctttattcttGGATAACGCAG GAGAAGAGTGTTTCCAATGAGCAATTGAACACTATTTTGAGTGCAGAGACTTTGTTAAATGACCATTTTTCTATGATTAACGGCTTTGTAGCCAAGTGCGATAATAGTactaaaaa AATAACGCCGCAAGAACTAATTGTGACTGGGGCTGTATTAGTCTCTTCGATGTATGTTTCGCCAACGTTATTTGCACCGTCCGCAATTTGTTGCGTcggttatataaaatacttgcGTTTTCGTGCAAAtagaaatctaaaaaatgtTGTATCGTTACAAAATGAACTTTTTCTCATGTGTAAAGACAGCCTTAAGATCTTACGACGtgattataaaatgaaattggGCTTTGAAACGTGTCTTCAACAATTTTC TCGTTTCTTAGGTGAAAAGTTGCAATGTCTGGAATCTCTGAGagatactttaataaaatttatggaaaatatttcccGTGTATATTACGAATGTTCGCTGTCAATTGCGAAATTGCTGCCACCGGATGTGCTTAGCGAAGagctgtttacaaagtttgaaCGTAACTCGTTTGAGACATCTGGCGAAATTGATTATCAAGCATTAAAG AGATCGTATCACACATATCTTCTGGTACAATCAGAAATGTTGTATTTATTAGCTGTCGCATATGATAGTAATACTTGGATATATTCTTGCCAGAAGATTCCTGAAACAAAATTAgctcatataattaatatcttggtTAAAGAACTGGCGgtatataaagttaaattgtCGGAAGTTATTAACGCGTATCGTACTTGCAAAACGGAACCAGTTCGATATAA GACACAGGACAAAGCTAAATGGCACGATCCAACTGTCCAGCTAGATTTAGCGTCATACAAACTGCAATTGGCCTACAATCAAGTTTTCtcgacatttaaaaatatcgaggaCTGTATTAATCAGGACATTAGTATCGATAACGAAACAGCCGATATGCTGATGCAAAAGTTGGATAAAGCATTCAAGGAGATCGGCACGGCTAAGAGTCTGGCAGAATTTGTTGTTCTATTGATGGCAAGATCGAGATTCAGTGATCTGAAGGGCAGTCAGCCTGTAACCGATGATACTACGATAAATCAGAATTCCGACTTGCCAGTAATAATCGATTCGGATCCGCAGATCCTTGACGAGGTATTCGAAGAGTATATCAAAGAGGAGTATTTAAAACCGTTGGACGAAGATACGGATGAATGTTTGTTAGAGCAACGAAAGCTGGATAAGCTTCTAgcgaaaaattttatgatcgAATTGAAAGAAGCTTTAATTGATAAACATAAGTCTATGTCCGAACGAGAAGCCAAGGCGCTgcaacgtatatataaaaacgtatTAAGCGATCCTGCGTCGAGTACCGAGGACAAGGACCGCCAGGTTGTAGCTCCTCCTCCACCGCCAATGCCTTCTTACCGCATGTGGTCAACGCCATCAAGCGACACTAATTCAGATCGTAAAgtaatttctcatatttataagattaaacaGGATGATCCGTCTATCCGAAAAGAATCCAACGAGTCAGACGAAGAAAATGATCTTATAATAGCTTTGAAACGGAAGAACATTTTTGATACACCATCCACCGAAGTCTGCGAGAACGGGGATGAAGAATCTGTTGCATCCTTGCCACAGATTCTTCTCGAGACTCAAGCCACGCGATTTATCACCAGGCTACCAGCACCTTTTCTCCACGAGGAAACGTTTATAGGAAGTGGTGAAAATTCTGAGGACGAGATCGTAGACAATGCAAGTGATTgtaaggaaaataataaaaactctcaataa
- the LOC139808130 gene encoding caspase-1-like → MLQAELTRTLNKLHERNEQMQKYQDQQHETTQLLQKYQDQSRQIKYYKMSHPKRGMAIIFNHSNFKKNLKATDRPGTFKDTEGLEKILTKLKFEVIMCLNFTLKEIKDTLRKAALRDHTESDCIMVIVLSHGRFGKVLAFDTLYDVNTLPKYFTGDNCPTLAGKPKMFYISACGGNEEDHGIEAEIEIDTDQIEMDTYEKYRIPIMADFLITFSSHPGYISHRSTLKGTWFIECLCSELEKNAEKLDILTILTNVARQIAFYYESKKREQTEEQITIPQKRKQVPYITSTLTRTLQFTGTNI, encoded by the exons ATGTTACAAGCGGAATTAACGCGTACGCTAAATAAGCTACATGAAAGAAATGAACAGATGCAAAAATATCAAGATCAGCAACATGAAACAACTCAactattgcaaaaatatcaagATCAGTCTAG gcAAATCAAATACTACAAAATGAGCCATCCCAAAAGGGGGATGGCCATCATTTTCAATCattcaaatttcaaaaaaaatttgaaggcAACTGATCGCCCTGGAACATTCAAGGATACCGAAGgcttagaaaaaatattgacaaaactaaaatttgaagtaataatgtgtttaaattttacactcaaagaaataaaagacacGTTACGAAAAG CTGCCTTAAGAGATCACACAGAAAGCGACTGCATAATGGTTATTGTTTTGTCCCACGGAAGATTTGGTAAAGTTCTAGCATTCGACACCCTCTATGATGTTAATACCCTGCCGAAGTATTTTACTGGGGATAACTGCCCCACCCTGGCAGGGAAaccaaaaatgttttacatctCAGCATGTGGAGGAAACGAAGAAGACCACGGTATAGAAGCGGAAATCGAAATAGATACCGACCAGATAGAAATGGATAcatatgaaaaatatcgaattcCAATAATGGCAGATTTCTTGATCACCTTTTCAAGCCATCCAG gtTATATTTCGCACAGAAGCACATTGAAAGGAACTTGGTTCATAGAGTGCCTATGTTCcgaattagaaaagaatgcAGAAAAATTAGACATACTGACTATCTTAACCAACGTAGCCAGACAAATTGCCTTTTATTATGAGAGCAAAAAAAGGGAACAAACAGAAGAACAGATAACAATACctcaaaaaagaaaacaagtaCCATATATAACGAGTACACTAACGCGAACATTACAGTTTACGGgtactaatatttaa
- the LOC139808125 gene encoding uncharacterized protein isoform X2, which produces MEVPGVDEEDEDVVIQGSALHEHLSQLGYTDFESVPVPKRTHFKQEHYLNIDIRNTLKKIYRKLFSLYSWITQEKSVSNEQLNTILSAETLLNDHFSMINGFVAKCDNSTKKITPQELIVTGAVLVSSMYVSPTLFAPSAICCVGYIKYLRFRANRNLKNVVSLQNELFLMCKDSLKILRRDYKMKLGFETCLQQFSRFLGEKLQCLESLRDTLIKFMENISRVYYECSLSIAKLLPPDVLSEELFTKFERNSFETSGEIDYQALKRSYHTYLLVQSEMLYLLAVAYDSNTWIYSCQKIPETKLAHIINILVKELAVYKVKLSEVINAYRTCKTEPVRYKTQDKAKWHDPTVQLDLASYKLQLAYNQVFSTFKNIEDCINQDISIDNETADMLMQKLDKAFKEIGTAKSLAEFVVLLMARSRFSDLKGSQPVTDDTTINQNSDLPVIIDSDPQILDEVFEEYIKEEYLKPLDEDTDECLLEQRKLDKLLAKNFMIELKEALIDKHKSMSEREAKALQRIYKNVLSDPASSTEDKDRQVVAPPPPPMPSYRMWSTPSSDTNSDRKVISHIYKIKQDDPSIRKESNESDEENDLIIALKRKNIFDTPSTEVCENGDEESVASLPQILLETQATRFITRLPAPFLHEETFIGSGENSEDEIVDNASDCKENNKNSQ; this is translated from the exons atGGAGGTACCTGGCGTCGACGAGGAAGATGAAGATGTTGTGATACAA GGTAGCGCTCTTCACGAGCATCTTTCACAATTAGGTTACACAGACTTTGAAAGTGTGCCTGTGCCCAAGAGAACGCATTTTAAACAGgagcattatttaaatatc gaTATTAGAAACACCTTGAAGAAgatttacagaaaattattttctctttattcttGGATAACGCAG GAGAAGAGTGTTTCCAATGAGCAATTGAACACTATTTTGAGTGCAGAGACTTTGTTAAATGACCATTTTTCTATGATTAACGGCTTTGTAGCCAAGTGCGATAATAGTactaaaaa AATAACGCCGCAAGAACTAATTGTGACTGGGGCTGTATTAGTCTCTTCGATGTATGTTTCGCCAACGTTATTTGCACCGTCCGCAATTTGTTGCGTcggttatataaaatacttgcGTTTTCGTGCAAAtagaaatctaaaaaatgtTGTATCGTTACAAAATGAACTTTTTCTCATGTGTAAAGACAGCCTTAAGATCTTACGACGtgattataaaatgaaattggGCTTTGAAACGTGTCTTCAACAATTTTC TCGTTTCTTAGGTGAAAAGTTGCAATGTCTGGAATCTCTGAGagatactttaataaaatttatggaaaatatttcccGTGTATATTACGAATGTTCGCTGTCAATTGCGAAATTGCTGCCACCGGATGTGCTTAGCGAAGagctgtttacaaagtttgaaCGTAACTCGTTTGAGACATCTGGCGAAATTGATTATCAAGCATTAAAG AGATCGTATCACACATATCTTCTGGTACAATCAGAAATGTTGTATTTATTAGCTGTCGCATATGATAGTAATACTTGGATATATTCTTGCCAGAAGATTCCTGAAACAAAATTAgctcatataattaatatcttggtTAAAGAACTGGCGgtatataaagttaaattgtCGGAAGTTATTAACGCGTATCGTACTTGCAAAACGGAACCAGTTCGATATAA GACACAGGACAAAGCTAAATGGCACGATCCAACTGTCCAGCTAGATTTAGCGTCATACAAACTGCAATTGGCCTACAATCAAGTTTTCtcgacatttaaaaatatcgaggaCTGTATTAATCAGGACATTAGTATCGATAACGAAACAGCCGATATGCTGATGCAAAAGTTGGATAAAGCATTCAAGGAGATCGGCACGGCTAAGAGTCTGGCAGAATTTGTTGTTCTATTGATGGCAAGATCGAGATTCAGTGATCTGAAGGGCAGTCAGCCTGTAACCGATGATACTACGATAAATCAGAATTCCGACTTGCCAGTAATAATCGATTCGGATCCGCAGATCCTTGACGAGGTATTCGAAGAGTATATCAAAGAGGAGTATTTAAAACCGTTGGACGAAGATACGGATGAATGTTTGTTAGAGCAACGAAAGCTGGATAAGCTTCTAgcgaaaaattttatgatcgAATTGAAAGAAGCTTTAATTGATAAACATAAGTCTATGTCCGAACGAGAAGCCAAGGCGCTgcaacgtatatataaaaacgtatTAAGCGATCCTGCGTCGAGTACCGAGGACAAGGACCGCCAGGTTGTAGCTCCTCCTCCACCGCCAATGCCTTCTTACCGCATGTGGTCAACGCCATCAAGCGACACTAATTCAGATCGTAAAgtaatttctcatatttataagattaaacaGGATGATCCGTCTATCCGAAAAGAATCCAACGAGTCAGACGAAGAAAATGATCTTATAATAGCTTTGAAACGGAAGAACATTTTTGATACACCATCCACCGAAGTCTGCGAGAACGGGGATGAAGAATCTGTTGCATCCTTGCCACAGATTCTTCTCGAGACTCAAGCCACGCGATTTATCACCAGGCTACCAGCACCTTTTCTCCACGAGGAAACGTTTATAGGAAGTGGTGAAAATTCTGAGGACGAGATCGTAGACAATGCAAGTGATTgtaaggaaaataataaaaactctcaataa
- the LOC139809070 gene encoding voltage-gated potassium channel subunit beta-2-like: MSLDLLLWDAGTWTTFGVGGCGSEETAEAVVALAYDSGINVFDLSEAHSGHRAEIQFGRILLRRAWNRSSYVVMTKIYWNTKTEGRGLSRKHIIESVQASLVRLQLSYIDIVMIHKVDPMCPMEEIVRAMNYVISKGWVMYWGTSRWSPVEIMEAYTNCRQFNCVTPIVEQAEYHLFYREKPELYMPELYSKIGVGLMAWSTVTIGMVSSKPEDCGVSFLSRSSYKNKYSSFIIWTEDETQSLYKELITRL; this comes from the exons ATGTCGCTTGATTTGCTTTTATGGGACGCAGGAACGTGGACCACCTTCGGCGTGGGCGGCTGCGGCAGCGAGGAGACCGCGGAGGCCGTCGTGGCCCTCGCCTACGATAGCGGGATTAATGTGTTCGACCTGAGCGAGGCGCACAGCGGTCACCGCGCCGAGATCCAGTTCGGCCGTATCCTGCTGAGGCGCGCCTGGAACCGTTCCAGCTACGTCGTCATGACGAAAATTTACTGGAACACCAA GACCGAGGGTCGCGGGCTATCGCGGAAACACATTATCGAGTCCGTGCAAGCTTCGCTCGTCAGGCTGCAACTGTCGTACATCGACATTGTCATGATCCACAAAGTCGATCCAATGTGTCCGATGGAAG AAATCGTTCGCGCGATGAATTATGTTATAAGTAAAGGTTGGGTGATGTACTGGGGTACATCGCGATGGTCACCCGTGGAGATTATGGAAGCCTATACGAATTGTCGGCAATTTAATTGCGTGACGCCGATCGTCGAACAAGCTGAGTATCATCTGTTTTATAGAGAGAAACCCGAACTCTATATGCCAGAATTGTATAGCAAAATTG gagTTGGTTTAATGGCATGGTCTACTGTCACCATAGGGATGGTTTCTTCGAAGCCGGAAGATTGCGGAGTATCGTTCCTCTCGAGATCGTCTTATAAa AACAAATACTCCTCATTCATCATTTGGACAGAGGATGAAACTCAATCTTTGTATAAAGAG TTAATAACGAGATTATAG